In uncultured Bacteroides sp., the following proteins share a genomic window:
- a CDS encoding transposase, translated as METRPTTSRSLDAYYHINGDTFEKQYKEILSGYRRWNEYSHADEWLIFPENVGKRLCIDETSISDGELYTIVSNPEARGRKGSLVALVKGVSSNDVIDTLKLIPEDKRSVVEEVTMDLSNSMNLIIRRCFPKAKRTIDRFHVQKLACDALQEMRIAHRWDAIQADTDAKEEAKEKGEDYQPTTFANGDTQKQLLARSRYLLFKSMDKWTESQKERAAILFDIYPDIKEAYSLTHSLRMIFNRNTLKDAARMSLARWYDKVDNSGFKSFNVIAGTLYEHYDEVLNFFTNRATNAFAESFNAKIKQFRAQLRGVIDIKFFFFRLTKLYA; from the coding sequence ATGGAGACCAGACCTACGACCTCCCGTTCGCTTGATGCTTATTATCATATAAACGGTGATACGTTTGAAAAACAGTATAAAGAAATCCTAAGTGGCTATCGTCGATGGAATGAATATTCTCATGCGGATGAGTGGCTTATATTCCCAGAGAATGTTGGTAAACGACTTTGCATTGATGAGACATCCATAAGTGACGGCGAGCTTTATACCATAGTCTCCAACCCAGAAGCACGTGGAAGAAAAGGGTCGCTGGTAGCTTTGGTTAAAGGTGTTTCCTCAAATGATGTAATTGATACTTTAAAACTCATACCTGAGGATAAACGATCTGTCGTAGAAGAAGTTACAATGGACTTATCCAATAGCATGAATCTTATAATCCGAAGATGTTTCCCAAAAGCCAAGCGTACAATTGATCGTTTCCATGTTCAAAAGTTGGCATGTGATGCATTGCAGGAAATGAGAATAGCACACCGTTGGGATGCCATTCAAGCCGATACGGATGCAAAAGAAGAAGCTAAGGAAAAAGGAGAAGATTATCAACCTACCACATTTGCAAACGGTGATACGCAAAAACAATTGTTGGCAAGGAGTCGATACTTACTGTTCAAATCCATGGACAAATGGACGGAAAGCCAAAAAGAAAGAGCGGCAATATTGTTTGATATCTACCCCGATATAAAAGAAGCTTATTCTCTAACGCACTCACTGAGAATGATATTCAACAGGAACACGCTAAAGGATGCAGCCAGGATGTCACTTGCACGTTGGTATGACAAAGTCGACAACTCCGGCTTTAAAAGTTTTAATGTCATAGCAGGAACATTGTACGAACATTACGACGAGGTATTGAACTTCTTTACAAACAGGGCTACCAATGCGTTTGCTGAATCTTTTAATGCAAAGATCAAACAATTTAGGGCACAGCTTAGAGGAGTGATTGATATAAAGTTTTTCTTCTTTAGATTAACTAAACTTTATGCGTAG
- a CDS encoding MotA/TolQ/ExbB proton channel family protein, translated as METTQKKSKKTSVKGIKNAGFVILACLVIAACLYNFVLGNPANFVNNDPANNPLPGKFLGTMYKGGVIVPIILTLLFTVLSLSVERFIAIKSAYGKGSLTKFVANIKAALEKGDLKGAQEICDKQRGSVANVVGATLIKYAEMENEANLSKEQKLLAIQKELEEATALELPMMTENLPIIATITTLGTLFGLLGTVIGMIRSFAALSAGGGADSTALSQGISEALINTACGIATGALAVISYNYFSNKIDKLTFSLDEVGFSIVQTFAASHK; from the coding sequence ATGGAAACTACTCAAAAAAAATCTAAAAAAACGTCTGTTAAAGGTATTAAAAACGCGGGTTTTGTAATCCTAGCGTGTTTGGTTATTGCAGCTTGTCTTTACAATTTTGTATTAGGTAATCCTGCTAATTTTGTGAATAATGATCCAGCTAATAATCCTCTTCCAGGAAAGTTTCTAGGAACTATGTACAAAGGTGGTGTGATTGTACCTATCATCTTAACTTTATTATTTACAGTTTTGTCATTAAGCGTTGAACGTTTTATTGCTATTAAGAGTGCTTATGGTAAGGGTTCTTTAACTAAATTTGTTGCAAATATTAAGGCTGCTTTGGAAAAAGGTGATCTTAAAGGTGCTCAAGAAATTTGTGACAAACAAAGAGGTTCAGTTGCGAATGTAGTTGGTGCTACTTTAATTAAATATGCTGAAATGGAAAATGAAGCTAATTTAAGTAAAGAACAGAAATTGTTAGCAATTCAAAAAGAATTAGAAGAAGCTACTGCTCTTGAATTACCAATGATGACTGAAAACCTTCCTATTATTGCAACTATTACAACTTTAGGTACTTTGTTTGGTCTTCTTGGTACAGTTATTGGTATGATCCGTTCATTTGCTGCTTTGTCTGCTGGTGGTGGTGCTGACTCTACTGCATTGTCTCAAGGTATTTCTGAAGCGTTGATTAATACAGCTTGTGGTATTGCTACTGGTGCATTAGCTGTTATTTCTTACAACTATTTTTCAAATAAAATCGATAAATTAACATTTAGCCTTGACGAAGTAGGTTTCTCTATTGTTCAGACATTTGCAGCTTCACATAAATAA
- a CDS encoding biopolymer transporter ExbD → MAKVKVAKKDTFIDMTAMSDVTVLLLTFFMLTSTFVKKEPVKVTTPGSVSEIKIPEKNVLSILVNPEGKVFMALDRPDDMEQTLVSVGEQYGVKFSPKQIANFRKNTTFGVPMKKMSTFLDLPERDQDEALKNEGIPTDSVDNQFKVWVKAAHATNPDLRIAIKADQNTPYSVIKNVMNSLQDIKENRYNLITSLKAVEAEKK, encoded by the coding sequence ATGGCTAAAGTAAAAGTTGCAAAAAAGGACACTTTCATCGATATGACGGCGATGAGTGACGTTACTGTATTGCTCTTGACCTTTTTTATGTTGACTTCAACTTTCGTAAAAAAGGAACCAGTAAAAGTAACGACACCGGGCTCTGTTTCTGAAATTAAAATTCCAGAAAAGAATGTCCTCTCAATCCTTGTCAATCCAGAAGGCAAAGTATTTATGGCCTTAGATAGACCAGATGACATGGAGCAAACACTGGTAAGTGTTGGGGAACAATATGGGGTGAAATTTTCGCCTAAGCAAATTGCGAATTTTAGAAAGAACACTACGTTTGGTGTGCCGATGAAAAAGATGAGCACTTTCTTAGACTTACCTGAAAGAGATCAAGATGAAGCTCTTAAAAATGAAGGCATACCTACAGATAGTGTTGATAATCAATTCAAAGTATGGGTAAAAGCTGCTCATGCGACGAATCCAGATCTACGTATTGCTATTAAAGCTGACCAGAATACTCCTTATTCTGTAATTAAGAATGTAATGAACTCACTTCAAGACATAAAAGAAAACAGATATAATCTGATTACTTCTTTGAAGGCTGTTGAAGCAGAAAAAAAATAG
- a CDS encoding biopolymer transporter ExbD, with product MSADVEQKDSGKGKKGKQKKMKTRVDFTPMVDMNMLLITFFMLCTSLSKPQTMEISMPTNDKVDEAQQTKVKASQAVTLLLDEKDNVYYYLGEFKAGDKSLLQKTSYTATGIRDFLLKKNRSVVAKVNDLKQQKKDLKISAEEFNKKISDAKEDKGAPTVIIKATDKSTYKNLVDALDEMQICCISKYVIVPITDGEKALLASTKSGGSN from the coding sequence ATGAGCGCTGATGTAGAACAAAAAGATAGCGGAAAAGGAAAAAAAGGAAAGCAGAAAAAAATGAAAACCCGCGTCGACTTTACGCCGATGGTGGATATGAATATGTTGCTGATTACTTTTTTTATGCTTTGTACATCTTTGAGCAAACCTCAAACGATGGAGATAAGTATGCCTACTAATGATAAAGTAGATGAAGCTCAACAAACTAAAGTGAAGGCTTCTCAGGCTGTAACTTTACTTCTTGATGAAAAAGATAATGTTTACTATTATCTTGGTGAATTTAAGGCAGGAGATAAATCTTTGTTACAAAAAACATCTTATACTGCAACAGGTATTAGAGATTTTCTTCTAAAAAAGAATAGAAGTGTTGTAGCAAAGGTTAATGATTTGAAACAGCAAAAAAAGGATTTAAAGATTTCAGCTGAAGAATTTAATAAAAAAATATCTGATGCTAAAGAAGATAAAGGTGCTCCAACTGTTATTATTAAAGCTACCGACAAATCAACTTACAAAAATCTTGTTGATGCTCTTGATGAAATGCAGATATGCTGTATTAGTAAGTATGTAATTGTACCTATCACTGATGGTGAAAAAGCTTTATTGGCTAGTACTAAATCAGGTGGAAGTAATTAA
- a CDS encoding energy transducer TonB, with translation MAKINLASEEWCDLIFEGRNKGYGAYKMRMDAPKRHNWSMLIIVALTAFFLAVPELIKLATPSEKETMTQVTTLSKLDEAEVKDKKLNKVEPIAPPPPPLKSSVKFVAPVIKKDSEVRDEDEMKSQEQLQESKVTISIADVKGNDEKNGKDIAEIKQVVTQAPVEEVEEKPYTAVEQMPQFPGGDTELLKYIFDHLKYPTISQENGVQGKVYIRFVVSKTGDVKDAQVMRSLDPYCDKEALRVIRSLPRWIPGKQNGVNVPVYYVVPITFKLQ, from the coding sequence ATGGCAAAAATTAATTTAGCTTCTGAAGAATGGTGTGACTTAATATTCGAAGGAAGAAATAAAGGGTATGGTGCGTATAAGATGCGTATGGATGCTCCAAAACGACACAATTGGTCTATGCTGATTATTGTCGCTTTGACTGCGTTCTTTCTTGCTGTCCCTGAGCTTATAAAATTAGCAACTCCTAGTGAAAAGGAAACGATGACACAAGTAACTACTTTATCAAAATTGGATGAAGCTGAGGTAAAAGATAAAAAATTGAATAAAGTAGAGCCTATTGCTCCTCCTCCTCCTCCATTAAAGAGTTCTGTTAAGTTTGTTGCTCCTGTAATCAAGAAAGACTCTGAAGTTAGAGATGAAGACGAAATGAAGAGCCAGGAACAATTGCAAGAGAGCAAGGTTACTATTTCTATCGCCGACGTTAAAGGTAATGACGAGAAAAATGGTAAGGATATTGCTGAAATTAAGCAAGTTGTGACTCAAGCTCCTGTTGAAGAAGTTGAGGAAAAACCTTATACAGCAGTAGAACAGATGCCTCAGTTCCCTGGTGGTGACACTGAATTGTTGAAATACATTTTTGATCACTTGAAGTATCCTACTATATCTCAAGAAAATGGTGTTCAAGGTAAGGTTTATATTCGTTTTGTTGTTTCTAAAACAGGTGATGTTAAAGATGCTCAAGTAATGCGCTCTTTAGATCCTTACTGTGATAAGGAAGCTCTCCGTGTAATTCGTTCTCTTCCGAGATGGATTCCTGGAAAACAAAATGGTGTGAATGTTCCTGTATATTACGTAGTACCAATTACCTTTAAATTACAATAA
- a CDS encoding substrate-binding domain-containing protein, protein MKFFKLISIFFLLLLCSCNDKKPKDGWNDTLTTGTIPIAVDEGFKPIIEEEIAVFEGLNSEVHIKPNYCSEVDAINRLLKDSVRLVISTRKLSSKEIQSFNSRKFFPREVVMAYDGVALISNNKNPDSLITVNQVRKILTGEITKWKEIYPSSKLGNIQIVFDNPNSSTVRFAKDSICLGKPFASKGINAQKNNLQVFDYVSKTPNAIGIIGVNWLGAKNDTTNLTFKKEVRVMAVSDENIATASNSYKPYQAYIALGDYPFYRTVYALINDPRQGLSSGFANFLTSDRGQRIILKSGLVPATQPVRIVNVKDEF, encoded by the coding sequence ATGAAGTTTTTCAAACTTATTTCAATATTCTTTCTATTGCTTCTTTGTTCGTGTAACGATAAGAAGCCTAAAGATGGGTGGAATGATACATTGACAACTGGGACAATTCCAATTGCTGTTGATGAAGGTTTCAAACCTATTATTGAAGAAGAAATTGCTGTGTTTGAAGGACTTAATAGTGAGGTTCATATTAAACCTAATTATTGTAGCGAGGTTGATGCTATAAATAGATTATTGAAAGATAGTGTGCGGTTGGTAATTTCCACCCGCAAACTATCTTCAAAAGAAATACAATCTTTTAATAGTCGTAAGTTTTTTCCACGTGAAGTTGTGATGGCTTATGACGGTGTTGCTTTAATAAGTAATAATAAAAATCCGGATTCTCTTATTACTGTTAACCAAGTTAGAAAAATCTTAACCGGTGAGATTACTAAATGGAAAGAAATTTATCCAAGTTCAAAATTGGGTAATATTCAAATTGTTTTTGATAATCCAAATTCAAGTACTGTTCGTTTTGCAAAAGATTCTATTTGTTTAGGTAAACCTTTTGCATCCAAAGGAATTAATGCTCAAAAAAATAACTTGCAGGTATTTGATTATGTTTCAAAAACTCCTAATGCTATTGGAATTATTGGTGTTAATTGGCTAGGTGCCAAAAATGATACTACTAATTTAACTTTCAAAAAGGAAGTTAGAGTAATGGCTGTTAGTGACGAAAATATTGCTACTGCATCTAATAGCTATAAACCTTATCAGGCCTATATTGCTTTAGGCGATTATCCTTTTTACCGTACTGTTTATGCGTTAATAAATGATCCGCGACAAGGTTTGTCTTCCGGATTTGCTAATTTCTTAACTTCTGATCGAGGACAAAGGATTATTCTTAAGTCCGGTTTGGTTCCTGCAACGCAGCCGGTACGTATTGTTAATGTTAAAGATGAATTTTAA
- a CDS encoding ATP-binding cassette domain-containing protein, whose amino-acid sequence MVTIENLSFEYRGSQKKLFEDFSLSIEKGKVYGLLGKNGVGKSTLLYLITGLLKPKCGGVCFDKVNVSQRLPKTLQDIYIVPEEFELPSISFRKYVECNKSFYPRFSMDDLEKYLKCFELNMDVNLGALSMGQKKKVYMSFALATNTSLLVMDEPTNGLDIPGKSQFRKFIASGMNDDKTIIISTHQVRDIDTLLEHVIIMDKNEVLLNESVTTICEKLLFVEASSNETSDGALFVFPSLQGKQMIFPNTENDESAINLELLFNATLNETKIIKTLFQQ is encoded by the coding sequence ATGGTAACAATCGAAAATCTCTCTTTTGAATATCGTGGTTCACAGAAAAAATTATTTGAAGACTTTTCTCTGTCCATCGAAAAGGGCAAAGTTTATGGGCTGTTAGGAAAGAATGGTGTTGGAAAATCCACATTGCTGTATCTTATTACAGGCCTTTTAAAGCCCAAATGCGGTGGCGTTTGCTTTGATAAGGTAAATGTATCCCAAAGATTGCCAAAGACTCTTCAGGATATATATATAGTCCCTGAAGAGTTTGAGTTGCCTTCTATCTCATTTCGAAAGTATGTAGAGTGTAATAAGTCTTTTTATCCAAGATTTAGTATGGATGATCTTGAAAAATATCTGAAATGTTTTGAACTAAATATGGATGTGAATCTTGGAGCTCTTTCTATGGGGCAGAAGAAAAAAGTATATATGAGCTTTGCTCTTGCTACTAATACTTCTCTTCTTGTAATGGATGAGCCTACTAATGGATTGGATATTCCTGGTAAAAGTCAGTTCAGAAAGTTTATTGCTTCTGGTATGAATGATGATAAAACAATCATAATTTCTACTCATCAGGTGAGAGACATTGATACGTTACTGGAACATGTTATCATTATGGATAAGAATGAAGTATTGCTGAATGAATCCGTAACTACGATCTGTGAGAAGCTATTATTTGTTGAAGCATCCAGCAATGAAACTTCCGATGGTGCATTATTTGTGTTCCCGTCTTTACAAGGTAAGCAGATGATTTTTCCGAATACAGAGAATGATGAATCTGCAATTAACCTTGAGTTGCTTTTTAATGCAACACTCAATGAAACAAAAATAATAAAGACCTTATTTCAACAATAA
- a CDS encoding GntR family transcriptional regulator produces MNFKENKAIYLQIADRICDEIIFGQYAEEERIPSVREYASMVEVNSNTTMRSFDYLQSQDIIYNKRGIGYFVSSGAKKLILSLRRKRFLEEDIDWFFHQIYTLDIPMDEIEKMFSEFSKKQNSIRK; encoded by the coding sequence ATGAACTTTAAAGAAAATAAAGCAATTTATTTGCAAATAGCAGACAGAATCTGTGATGAGATTATCTTTGGACAATACGCTGAGGAAGAAAGAATTCCATCTGTACGTGAATATGCATCTATGGTAGAAGTAAATTCAAATACAACAATGCGTTCGTTCGATTATCTTCAGTCTCAGGATATTATTTATAATAAGCGAGGCATAGGTTACTTTGTCTCTTCCGGAGCAAAGAAGCTGATTTTATCTCTTCGCAGGAAACGTTTTTTAGAAGAAGATATTGATTGGTTCTTCCATCAGATCTATACGCTTGATATTCCAATGGATGAAATTGAGAAAATGTTTAGTGAATTTAGTAAGAAACAAAATAGCATTAGAAAATGA
- a CDS encoding TetR/AcrR family transcriptional regulator produces the protein MTISKTRVKLVDVARQLFAKMGVENTTMNDIAIASKKGRRTLYTYFKSKDEIYSAVVESELDMLSDIMKKVAEKNTSPDQKLLELIYTRLDAVKEVVYRNGTLRANFFRDIWRVEKVRKKFDAREIILFKTVMAEGKEKGVFRIDDIEMAANIIHYSIKGIEVPYIRGTLGRGLDPETRKKYVMNIVFGALYRKEINQ, from the coding sequence ATGACTATATCAAAGACCAGAGTAAAACTAGTAGATGTTGCCCGACAACTCTTCGCTAAAATGGGGGTGGAGAACACTACTATGAATGATATCGCCATTGCCTCCAAGAAAGGGCGACGGACTCTTTATACTTATTTTAAAAGTAAAGATGAAATTTACTCCGCTGTTGTAGAGTCTGAACTGGACATGCTTTCAGATATAATGAAGAAAGTAGCGGAGAAAAATACTTCCCCTGATCAGAAATTGCTTGAACTTATTTATACCCGTCTCGATGCCGTGAAAGAAGTTGTTTATCGGAACGGGACTTTGCGGGCCAACTTTTTCCGTGATATTTGGCGTGTGGAGAAAGTGCGTAAGAAGTTTGATGCAAGGGAAATCATTCTTTTCAAGACTGTAATGGCAGAAGGAAAGGAGAAAGGGGTGTTCCGAATTGACGACATTGAAATGGCAGCTAATATTATTCATTATAGCATTAAAGGGATTGAGGTTCCTTATATACGTGGCACTCTGGGACGTGGTTTAGATCCGGAAACCCGCAAAAAATATGTGATGAATATTGTTTTTGGTGCATTATACAGAAAAGAAATCAATCAATAA
- the fabG gene encoding 3-oxoacyl-[acyl-carrier-protein] reductase — protein sequence MGLLDGKTAIVTGAARGIGKAIALKFASEGANIAFTDLVIDENAKNTEKEIEALGVKAKGYASNAANFEDTANVVSEIVKDFGRVDILVNNAGITRDGLMMRMSEQQWDMVINVNLKSAFNFIHAITPVMMKQKTGSIINMASVVGVSGNAGQCNYSASKAGMIGLAKSIAKELGSRGVRANAIAPGFIITDMTAALTDEVKAEWAKTIPLRRGGTPEDVANVATFLASDLSSYVSGQVIHCCGGMNM from the coding sequence ATGGGATTATTAGATGGAAAAACAGCGATTGTAACCGGAGCTGCTCGTGGTATCGGTAAAGCAATTGCTTTGAAGTTTGCTTCTGAAGGAGCAAATATTGCATTCACTGACCTTGTTATTGATGAAAATGCTAAGAATACAGAAAAAGAAATTGAAGCATTGGGTGTAAAAGCAAAAGGTTATGCTTCTAACGCTGCAAATTTTGAAGATACAGCAAATGTAGTTTCTGAAATTGTGAAGGACTTTGGTCGTGTAGATATTCTTGTTAATAACGCAGGAATTACCCGTGACGGATTAATGATGCGTATGAGTGAGCAACAATGGGATATGGTTATTAACGTTAACCTGAAATCAGCATTTAACTTTATTCACGCTATTACTCCTGTAATGATGAAACAAAAAACAGGTAGCATCATCAATATGGCTTCTGTTGTAGGTGTTTCAGGAAATGCTGGTCAATGTAACTATTCTGCTTCTAAAGCTGGTATGATTGGTTTGGCTAAATCAATTGCTAAAGAACTTGGTTCTCGTGGCGTTCGTGCCAATGCAATTGCACCGGGATTCATTATCACTGATATGACTGCTGCGTTGACCGACGAAGTTAAAGCAGAATGGGCTAAAACTATTCCATTGCGTCGTGGTGGTACACCTGAAGATGTGGCTAATGTGGCTACTTTCCTTGCTTCTGATTTGTCTTCTTATGTAAGTGGACAAGTAATTCACTGCTGTGGCGGTATGAACATGTAA
- a CDS encoding RNA pseudouridine synthase: protein MTVIYEDNHIIVVNKTSSEIVQGDKTGDTPLSEIVKQYLKEKYNKPGNVFIGVVHRLDRPVSGIVLFAKTSKALPRLNEMFKNSEVKKTYWAIVKNCPKEPEGELVHYLVRNEKQNKSYAYDKEVKDSKKAILDYKLIGHSQNYYLLEVNLKTGRHHQIRCQLAKIGCSIKGDLKYGSPRSNPDGSICLHSRRVSFIHPVSKELIELQAPVPEGNLWNGFEMIG from the coding sequence ATGACCGTAATATACGAAGATAACCATATCATTGTTGTCAACAAAACAAGTTCCGAGATTGTTCAGGGAGACAAAACAGGGGATACTCCGTTATCAGAGATTGTAAAACAATACCTGAAGGAGAAATACAATAAACCCGGTAATGTTTTTATTGGAGTAGTTCACCGACTGGATCGTCCGGTTAGCGGAATAGTTCTTTTTGCTAAAACCAGTAAAGCACTTCCTCGTCTGAATGAAATGTTCAAGAATAGTGAAGTGAAGAAAACCTATTGGGCAATAGTAAAGAACTGTCCGAAGGAACCTGAAGGTGAGCTGGTTCATTATCTGGTGCGTAACGAGAAACAAAACAAAAGTTATGCCTATGATAAAGAAGTAAAAGATTCAAAGAAAGCCATTCTTGACTATAAGTTGATTGGCCATTCCCAGAATTATTACCTTCTTGAAGTGAACTTAAAGACCGGAAGGCATCATCAGATTCGTTGTCAGTTGGCAAAAATAGGATGTTCCATCAAAGGAGACCTGAAATATGGCTCTCCACGTTCTAATCCGGACGGAAGCATTTGTCTTCATTCCCGTAGAGTTTCCTTTATCCATCCGGTTTCAAAGGAACTTATTGAGTTGCAGGCACCGGTTCCGGAAGGAAATTTGTGGAATGGATTTGAGATGATTGGGTAA
- a CDS encoding tRNA-dihydrouridine synthase family protein → MQDEKKVPIHFAPLQGFTDAPYRNAHETVFGGIDTYYTPFVRVEKDGFRNRELRDIESENNTVHHIIPQLIAATPDEMRKVIELFQKKGHTEADINLGCPFPMLVKRHKGSGILPYPEEVAALLQCTEEFPEMQFSVKMRLGWENPEECLALLPLLNKYPLKQITLHARVGKQQYKGETNWDAFEAFYRECKHPLIYNGDISTLEDINRLMTRFPNLSGIMIGRGLLANPALAYEYLQGVALSREEMLGKVKAFHNLLLNYYEAHLQGNDQLVTKMKTIWEYLLPDMDKKAKKKIHKSTKIEAYRAGVSEGLKL, encoded by the coding sequence ATGCAAGACGAGAAAAAAGTTCCCATTCACTTTGCTCCCTTACAGGGATTTACAGATGCACCTTACCGCAATGCGCACGAAACTGTTTTTGGTGGCATAGATACATACTATACTCCTTTTGTTCGTGTGGAAAAAGATGGTTTCCGCAACAGAGAACTGCGAGACATTGAGTCGGAAAACAACACCGTTCACCACATAATTCCGCAATTAATAGCCGCTACCCCCGATGAAATGCGGAAAGTAATAGAATTATTCCAGAAAAAGGGGCATACGGAGGCTGACATAAACCTGGGCTGTCCATTCCCCATGCTGGTAAAAAGACATAAAGGTTCGGGTATTCTGCCCTACCCTGAGGAAGTTGCTGCACTTTTACAGTGCACGGAAGAGTTCCCGGAAATGCAATTCTCGGTAAAGATGCGCTTAGGATGGGAAAATCCTGAGGAGTGCCTTGCTCTGCTTCCCTTGCTGAACAAGTATCCATTGAAGCAAATCACTCTGCATGCCCGCGTAGGAAAGCAACAGTATAAAGGGGAAACCAACTGGGATGCTTTCGAGGCTTTTTATCGCGAGTGCAAACATCCGCTTATTTACAACGGCGATATTTCCACACTTGAGGATATTAACCGACTAATGACTCGCTTTCCCAATCTTTCGGGGATAATGATTGGCAGGGGATTACTGGCCAATCCGGCACTGGCATACGAATATCTGCAGGGAGTGGCATTATCACGCGAAGAGATGCTTGGAAAGGTGAAAGCTTTTCATAATCTGCTACTTAATTATTACGAGGCACATCTGCAGGGAAACGACCAATTAGTGACTAAGATGAAGACTATCTGGGAATATCTTCTACCCGATATGGACAAGAAAGCAAAGAAGAAAATTCATAAGAGCACAAAGATCGAAGCGTATAGAGCTGGTGTTTCGGAAGGATTGAAGTTATAA
- a CDS encoding HAD family phosphatase, with product MEQIKNIVFDFGGVIVNLCRETAVKKFVEIGVANADELLDAYHQTGLFLEAEDGTLTAEEFRVKLSAVAGKELTYDQVFQGWFGFVTDVPLYRLDYLLELRKKYNLYILSNTNPYIMGWARSADFTSAGQPLDYYFDKIYTSYEIKEVKPSRAIFEHMIKDAGLLPHETLFVDDGAANIKMAKELGMHTFQPINGEDWRDDLSALL from the coding sequence ATGGAACAAATTAAGAATATAGTATTTGACTTCGGAGGGGTGATTGTTAATCTCTGTCGCGAGACAGCCGTAAAGAAGTTTGTAGAGATAGGAGTGGCCAATGCCGATGAATTGCTGGATGCTTATCATCAGACCGGTCTTTTTCTGGAGGCGGAAGATGGCACGCTCACTGCCGAAGAATTTCGTGTAAAGCTGAGTGCTGTGGCTGGAAAGGAGCTAACTTATGATCAGGTATTTCAAGGTTGGTTTGGTTTTGTGACTGATGTGCCTTTGTATCGCCTTGATTATTTGCTCGAATTGCGTAAGAAATATAATCTTTATATTCTGAGCAATACCAATCCTTATATTATGGGATGGGCAAGAAGTGCAGATTTTACTTCTGCCGGCCAACCGCTTGATTATTATTTTGATAAAATATACACCTCGTACGAGATAAAGGAGGTGAAACCCAGTCGTGCTATCTTTGAACACATGATTAAAGATGCCGGATTGCTGCCTCATGAAACTCTTTTTGTTGACGACGGAGCGGCCAATATTAAAATGGCAAAGGAATTGGGTATGCATACTTTCCAGCCAATTAATGGAGAAGACTGGCGTGATGATCTTTCTGCTTTGCTCTAA